The genomic segment CGAAGCAAACTTGAAAGACTTGACTATCGAGCAAGCGAGATTGATGCAAGAAATCAAAAATCGCCAAAACGTTCTCGATGAAGCGGCGATCGTCAGCGAGACAGATCGCAAAGGAAATATTACTTTTGTCAATGATAAGTTTTGCGAAATTTCTGGTTATAGCCGCGAAGAGTTGATGGGAAAAAATCACCGCCTTGTTAATTCTAGTTATCACTCGAAAGAGTTTTTCAAAGATTTTTGGGCGACTATTTCCAGTGGTAAAATTTGGAAGGGTGAAATTAAAAATAAGCGAAAAAATGGTTCATTTTATTGGGTAGATTCAACCATTGCGCCCATCTTTGACGAGAAAGGCAAAATTGTTAAATATATTGGCATCCGTTTTGAGATTACTCAACAAAAAGAAGCAGCAGAATCCTTAGAAAAACTTGCCGAAGAACGCAAAAATGAAGCAGATTCATTAATGAAACAAGTCCGGAAAATGTCTGAGGAAATCAAAGGAGCAGCCAAGGGGGATTTAACAGTTCAAGCCCAAGTTGATAACGAAATTTTAGGCACGCTAGCAGAGTCGTTTAATTACTTAGTTGGTTCGTTGCGGAAGATTGTGATTGATATTCAAGAGGCAACTTTTCAAGTAAATCAAGCTACGACTGCCTCGGTTGGCGATACTACTGAATTAGCTCAACAAGCTCGGACTCAAGCATCACAAATTGAAGCGACTTTACGTCAGTTAGAGCGAATTATTAGCTCGATTAAAGATGTTTCTGAAGCAGCTACACGAGCGGAACAAGTTACTCAACAAGCTGCTCAAACTGCGGAAACTGGAGGTAAAGCTGTTGATAGAACTGTCGAGGGAATTAATCAACTTCGCCAAACAATTGCCGAAACATCTGAAATGATGAATTGTTTGGGTGAAGGTTCGCGTCAAATTGGCAAAATTGTGGTTTCTATTTCTGAAATTGCTTCTCAAACTAATTTACTTGCTCTCAATGCTACTATTGAAGCTGCACGAGCTGGAGAACAAGGAAAAGGTTTTGCTGTCGTTGCTGAAGAAGTTCGCAAGTTAGCTAAACGTTCTGCGGCTGCTACTGAAGAAATTGCCGAAATTGTTCGCACAATTCAAGAGGAAATTAGTCGGGTAATGGTGGCAATGGAGTCGGGAAATGAACAGGTAGTGGAAGGAACCCAAATTGCGGCGGCTGCTAAAACTAATCTGAATGCGATTATTGAAGTTAGCTACGAAATTAATGCTTTAGTACAAAATATTACTTCTGCTAGTCAGAAGCAGACTATTGCTGCTGAGGAAATTGCTGCTAGTGTTACTCAAGTGAATGCTATTTCGACCACAACTGCTCGAAAAGCAGAGGAGGTAACAATTTCTTTAGATGGGTTGGCGGTTGTGGTTAATCAACTTCAAAGTTCGGTCACTAATTTTCGCTCGCAATCGTGATGGAATTTTTGGCTCTGGTAGAGTTAATTCAACTAATTTAATAAGTAACCAATTTTAGATGTCTATTAACAGTTGTGATTTCAACTATCTTCGCCAACTGATGCGTCAATATTCCTCGATGGTGTTAGATAGCGACAAAGCCTATTTAGCTGAGTTACGCTTGGCTCCTTTAGTGGCTAAGATGAAGTTAAATTCTCTTGGTGAGTTAATAAGTAAGTTACAAACTCAACCTTTAAGTCGCTTGCATATCGAAGTCGTGGAAGCGATGCTTTTGACTGAGACATCTTTTTTTCGGGATGGATATCCTTTTGAGGCGATCGCTAAATTTATCTTACCTCAGTTAATCTCTAACCAACGAGGAAAACGCCGTTTAAATGTTTGGTGTGCGGCTTGTTCGAGCGGTCAAGAACCTTATAGTCTTGCGATGCTGTTATGCGAACATTTTCCGGAACTTGCTCATGGTCAAGTTCAATTACTGGCTACTGATTTGTCTAGTAAAATGCTCGATCGCGCTCGTGAAGGAAGCTATAGTCAGGTAGAAATTGCCCGAGGACTACCTAAACAATTGCTGATGAATTATTTCCACAATTCAGGTTATGAATGGCAACTTAAAGATTGTATTCGCGAGATGGTCGAATTCCGCCAAATGAATTTAGTAACTGATTCTTTGACACAATCCTTTTTTGATATTATCTTTTTGCGCAATGTGCTGATTTATTTTGATGTGGAAACGAAAAAAAAAGTTTTGGATAAGGTTAAACAAGTTCTTTCACCTCATGGTTATTTATTTCTTGGTAGTGGAGAAACTACGCTTAATTTAGATGACTCGTTTCAGCAGTTGCAATTTAATAAAGCTGTTTTTTACAAACTGCGTAGTTAGTCAAGTTTGGGAAATTGTCGCGAGCGCACATCAGCCGCATAATTTTCGACGGCTTGGGTAACAATCGGGCGCAAGTTAGTGTAAGTTTTAGCAAAGGGTGGTTGTTTTTTGGTCAGTCCGAGTAAGTCAGCAGTGACTAACACTTGTCCGTCACAGTCAACACCAGCACCAATGCCAATGGTGGGAATGGCTAATTTAGCCGTAATTTCTGCGGCGAGATCGTGGGGAATATGTTCTAAGATAATTGCAAAGGCACCTGCTTGAGCAAGAGCGATCGCTTCATTCATTATTCTCGATCGCGCTAAGTCAGTATTTCCCTGTTGCTTATATCCCAAGCGATGTACAGACTGAGGAGTTAAACCAACATGACCCATCACGGGAATACCAGCAGTAGTTAATTTTGCCACGGTTTCCGCGATCGCTGGATATCCTCCTTCTAATTTTATGGCTTTAGCATTTGTTTCTTTTAAGATTCGTCCGGCGGAATGTAGCGCTTGGGCGGCACTTTCTTGATAGCTTAAAAAAGGCAAATCGCAAACAACTAAGGCTTGTTTTACCCCCCGACACACTGCGGCTGCGTGGTGAATCATTTGATCTAAAGTTACCGGGAGAGTCGTTTGATGTCCCAAAGCTACCGTCGCCAGAGAATCTCCCACTAAAATTAAGTCTACCCCCGCCTCGTCCAAAATTTCGGCGATCGGGTAATCCCACGCGGTGAGTACCACTATTTCACGTCCTTGTTGTTTCCATTTAATGAGTTGTTTGATTGTAATTGACATTTTGGAATTGATAATTAGTGATTGGCGATTGGGTTCAGTTATCAGTAGAGATTGGAGACAAGAAGCAATTAGCGAATAAACTGGTCACTGGTAACTGTTCGCTGGTAACTGGTAACTGGTAACTGTTCACCGATCTTAATAATCTACGGGGGCTTCTCGAACAAAAGCTAGGTGCGGTCTAACTCTACCTGTAGTCAGACTAACCCAAGCTAATCCTTCGCTGGTTCCCACCCAAAGTTTATTTCCGGTATCTGGCGAAAGGGAAAGAATTTTTTGTGATGGTAAATTGGGAACTACACCGAGGACTGCGCCGCTATCTGCTTTTATTTTCAATAAACCAGAAGTAGTTCCTACCCAAACGCTAGTATCTTCAGCAAAGCGGACGCTGGTGACATTGCGTCCTCGCAGTGGGGTAACAGAACGCAAGATTTCGCGAGTTTCTGGGTCAATAACTAATAAACTATTGGGAGTTCCTACCCAGAGCAGTCCGTCAGGTGCGGTGGTCATCGTTTGTACTAAACCGCCAGGAATGTTACTGATGCGACCGATAACAAAAGCACTAGCGGTATCTACTCTAACTAAACCTTCCAGAGTTCCTACCCACAATTGACCTTGATTATCGAGAGTCATGGCGTTGGCGCTAATACCGGGAAGTTCTTGGAGAGTAGTGATTAATAATCCTTGGTCAGGACTAATTAAAGAAAGTCCGCGATCGCTACCTACCCACAAATAACCTCGGTTATCGACTAATAATGATAATACTCGATTAGAAGGTAAGCGGAAATTTTGCAGAGAAATTTGATTCGTAATTCGATCGATTCGCGCTAAACCGTCGTAAGTTCCTACCCAAATCCTTCCTACTTTATCTTGGGCAAGGGAACCAATGCGATAATTAGGCAAGGAAACTCTCGCGAGAATTCGTCCTGTGTTCGGGTCAATGCGTGTTAGCTCTAACCAAGAACCGACCCACAAATTACCTGTATAATCTTCTTGCAAAGCTGTTACCCGAAAATCTCGCTCCGCAGGTTGGAGTTCTTCTCGGACTCGTTCGGGGGGTAAAGGTTGTTGGCGTGGCGGTGGTGCCGTGTCAGGATAACTAGGAACGAACACTTCCGGATTTTGTGCTGCTACCTGAGTGTAAATCGGTAAACTCCACACTAATAGTGTCGCAGCGATGGGGTAGAACCCACCGCCCCAAAGGAATCTCGCCAAACTTTTACGCGGATTTGTTTTGACCATAACTTTCGGGTCTTATGGCAAGGGACATTTTTATTGTATCTGAGTGCCAGTGACGTTCTCATCTGGTTGGGATTTTTTGAAAGAATAAATATTAAACCAAATTTCTGTCAACTCTACCTGGAAGCTTTTACCCCCCACCCCTAATCTATCTATCTTGAGTAGGATGCCTCTATTGCTGAGTTTTTGCGAGTAATCACTCACGCCAGTGATTGAGATCGCTAACTCTAACTTGTATTATCACTGAAAATCTTTTCGATTCAGGCGACTCTATATTATAGATTGATTTCTGAACTTTCCTCACATGATTTGCTCAACACCTACTCCTACTTTTGAATTTCCCAATTCCCAATCTTGTTACAAACTAGCAAGAAAATACTATAATTTTGGTCAATTTGCAGATGCGATCGAACTTTTATCTGTTATACTTTCTCTCCATCCTAACTGTGCCAAAATTTTGAATAAGCGAGGTAATGCTTACCATAAGTTAGGTAGATACACCGAAGCACTTGCTGACTACGATCGCGTTGTCGAAATTCAACCTAATTCGGCACAAGCTTGGCATAATCGCGCTCGAACCTTGACAAAATTAGCTAAATATGCTGAAGCTTTGCAATCGAGTAATCGCGCGATCGCTCTCAACCCTAATTATGCCCAAGCTTGGAGAAGTAGAGGAATCGCCTTAGCTTATTTAAAACGTTACGAAGGCGCGATCGCTTGTTTTGAAGCTGCTTTGAAACTCGATCCCAATTTAAAAGCAGCAAAACTTCATCGGGAAAGTTGTCAAAAAAAAGTACCTCACTCAAAAAACAAAATGCTTTCAGTGACTACTTAGAAACCTTGTTCGTCACCAAACTGTCTAAGCAAAGCCCAAAGTTAACTAGTGTCGGTAGGTTGTCAGATTGTGTTAATTTTATAAGAGGAAAGTTTCAACAAAAATTTCTCCCCATCCCGAGGAGAAATTTTTTTTAGCTGACATTAACAGCAATATTTAAACTAACTCGATCCTACCGATAAACTTGCACGAAAAAATCTTTCTAGAGCTTCGCGAAGGATTTCTGCCTCAATCACTTCAATTATGATAATCGCGCTCGTGGGATGCGCTGGGAGAAATACCTAGGGGAATTAGCAGCGTTACCTTGGACAATTGTTAATTGCCAAAATAATCAACAATTGTAAATATTTGTCGATTGAGGCTACAATCTTTGCTAATACGCCGATAAACTAAGCAAAGTGCGAGTAGATACTGCTTTTTTCCGGCAGAAAAAAACTATGGTTGTGTGACTGCATGATTCCGTTGCAATTAACTCTAAAAAACTTTTTGAGCTATCGAGACGCAACTTTGGACTTTCGGGGGTTGCATACGGCTTGTATTTGTGGTGCTAATGGTGCAGGGAAGTCATCGCTGCTGGAAGCAATTACCTGGGCGGTTTGGGGTCAAAGTCGAGCTGCGACAGAAGATGATGTAATTAATACTGGGGCGAAAGATGTCCGGGTAGATTTCACTTTTATCAATAATAATCAAGTTTATAAGATAATTCGTAGTCGGACGAGAGGGCGAAGTGCGGCGTTAGAGTTTCAAGTGGAAAGTGGTGGCGGTTTTCGCTCTATTAGTGGTAAAGGTGTTAAAGATACGCAGGAGCAAATTTTAGGGCAAATTAGGTTGGATTACGATACTTTTATTAATTCGGCTTATTTGCGTCAGGGACGGGCTGATGAGTTCATGTCTCGTCGTCCGAATGAACGTAAGCAAATTTTGGCAGATTTGCTGAAGTTAAGTCAATATGAGGAGTTGGCGGAGAAAGCTAAGGATTTATCGAAGCAGTATAAGGGACAAGCTGAGGAGTTGGAGCAAAGTTTGCAGGTTTTGGTGCAACAACTTCAAGAAAAAGAAGATTTGATTGAGGAACGAACTAGTCTAGATGCAGAATTAGAACAATTGCAAAAATTGCACGATCGCGATTTGGTGCGGCTCCAAGAGTTACAATTGGTGGCGAATGAGATTAAAACTTGGGAACAACAGTTAAGTTGGCATCAAGATCGCTATCGCCATCATACTCAAGATTGCGATCGCTTAACTAAGGATTGTCTTTCGCTACAAGGTCGTTTGTCGGAGTTAGAAAAGTTTCTCGCGCAAGAAACGGAAATTGTTGCTGGATATCAACGTTTGCAAAGTTTACAAGCCCAAGAAGCTAGTTTGAGCGATAAATTTCAAGCTTATCAAGATGCTCAACAACAAAAACAGCAGCGACAACAACAGTTAACTGAAAAAATTAATCAAGTAAATCTGGAAATTAAACAAACTCAAACTCACTTAGAAGCTTTAGAACAACAAGAGTTAGAAATTGAAGAAGTTCTCAGTCATTCGGATGAAGTCGCTGCGGCTTTAGAAAAATTATCTCACCATCGCCGCAATTTACAAAAACTTGACGAAGTGCAATTGCAAGTAGCTCCTTTATTACAGCAGCGCAACAGGATTGAAAATGAAATAAATCAAGCGCGAGCGACATTAAATGCTAGGTTAGAACAATTGCATAGTTCGGAAAGGGAATTACAATTAGAAGCTTCAGAAGTTCCCGGAATGAAATCAAAAGTTGTGGCTGTCGATCTGCAAATTGGCGAGTTAGATAAAAAGCGAGTTTATCAACAGCGAGTGTTAGAAAAAGGACAAGAAAGAGGGAAATTTCAGGAACGTTTGCAAGAGAATCAACGGGTTTACGAAAAACAACTAGGGGAACTTCAGCAAAAACTGGAAATGTTGCAAACTCCGGGTGCAGTTTGTCCGTTGTGCGATCGCCCTCTAGACGAACATTATCGCAACCATGTGATTAACAAAACTCAAACTCAACAGGATGAGATTCAACAGCAATTTTGGGCGATTCGGGAACAAATGGCGGTCTGCGAACGAGAATTGCAGGTATTACGGGCGGAATATGCGAAGTTATCGAAGGAATTAGCTGGTTATGATTCTTTGCAACAGCAATTGGGACAACTGGAAGCGCAATTGGATAGTAAAATAGGTTTGCGAGAGCGATTGCAACAAATTGTGACACAAAAAGAAGAGATTGAGAGATCGCTAAATCTGGGTAGTTACGCTCTCGATTTACAAGCAAAATTAGCCTCACTCGATCGCCGATTAGCAGAGTTGAATTATGACGAACAAACTCATGCTTTGGTGAGGGGAGAGGTAAATAATTGGCGTTGGGCAGAAATTCGTCAAGCTAAGTTAGATGACGCGCAAAAAAGATTAGCTGCTTTGCAGGCGCAAAAACCGCAACTAAAGCAACGTATTGAGGGACTAGAAAATGCGATCGCCCAGTTACGTCAAAGTTCGGAAATT from the Oscillatoria salina IIICB1 genome contains:
- a CDS encoding methyl-accepting chemotaxis protein, which produces MDILPILTTSIAIFQLSHLSFVSGLGTVLLAGLLLPIFYKKTQKQDRLQQQIEVISQAISEIANGKLDTRIPQSEVNNSLRELAANINQMTAQLAQRVTELSNQQAEANLKDLTIEQARLMQEIKNRQNVLDEAAIVSETDRKGNITFVNDKFCEISGYSREELMGKNHRLVNSSYHSKEFFKDFWATISSGKIWKGEIKNKRKNGSFYWVDSTIAPIFDEKGKIVKYIGIRFEITQQKEAAESLEKLAEERKNEADSLMKQVRKMSEEIKGAAKGDLTVQAQVDNEILGTLAESFNYLVGSLRKIVIDIQEATFQVNQATTASVGDTTELAQQARTQASQIEATLRQLERIISSIKDVSEAATRAEQVTQQAAQTAETGGKAVDRTVEGINQLRQTIAETSEMMNCLGEGSRQIGKIVVSISEIASQTNLLALNATIEAARAGEQGKGFAVVAEEVRKLAKRSAAATEEIAEIVRTIQEEISRVMVAMESGNEQVVEGTQIAAAAKTNLNAIIEVSYEINALVQNITSASQKQTIAAEEIAASVTQVNAISTTTARKAEEVTISLDGLAVVVNQLQSSVTNFRSQS
- the sbcC gene encoding exonuclease subunit SbcC, yielding MIPLQLTLKNFLSYRDATLDFRGLHTACICGANGAGKSSLLEAITWAVWGQSRAATEDDVINTGAKDVRVDFTFINNNQVYKIIRSRTRGRSAALEFQVESGGGFRSISGKGVKDTQEQILGQIRLDYDTFINSAYLRQGRADEFMSRRPNERKQILADLLKLSQYEELAEKAKDLSKQYKGQAEELEQSLQVLVQQLQEKEDLIEERTSLDAELEQLQKLHDRDLVRLQELQLVANEIKTWEQQLSWHQDRYRHHTQDCDRLTKDCLSLQGRLSELEKFLAQETEIVAGYQRLQSLQAQEASLSDKFQAYQDAQQQKQQRQQQLTEKINQVNLEIKQTQTHLEALEQQELEIEEVLSHSDEVAAALEKLSHHRRNLQKLDEVQLQVAPLLQQRNRIENEINQARATLNARLEQLHSSERELQLEASEVPGMKSKVVAVDLQIGELDKKRVYQQRVLEKGQERGKFQERLQENQRVYEKQLGELQQKLEMLQTPGAVCPLCDRPLDEHYRNHVINKTQTQQDEIQQQFWAIREQMAVCERELQVLRAEYAKLSKELAGYDSLQQQLGQLEAQLDSKIGLRERLQQIVTQKEEIERSLNLGSYALDLQAKLASLDRRLAELNYDEQTHALVRGEVNNWRWAEIRQAKLDDAQKRLAALQAQKPQLKQRIEGLENAIAQLRQSSEIQQEIERLDRYLAELGYNRQTHNQIIEQCRQAQAWELPYQKLAQSKQDYPKLAADLQQLEQMLQVRLADKENMKLELDNLVAQRQEMQDVRPEISCLEEQISQKRQQLDRAIAQQGRLEQALIQIETLEQQYAQSQQRLQAVRKQYRVYQELAIAFGKKGIQALMIENILPQLEAQTNQILARLTGNQLHVQFITQKVGRSSRSKKKAKTIDTLEILIADARGTRPYETYSGGESFRINFAIRLALARLLAQRAGTALQMLIVDEGFGTQDAEGCERLIAAINAIAADFQCILTVTHMPQFKEAFQTRVEVYKTQAGSQLKLLN
- the panB gene encoding 3-methyl-2-oxobutanoate hydroxymethyltransferase, whose amino-acid sequence is MSITIKQLIKWKQQGREIVVLTAWDYPIAEILDEAGVDLILVGDSLATVALGHQTTLPVTLDQMIHHAAAVCRGVKQALVVCDLPFLSYQESAAQALHSAGRILKETNAKAIKLEGGYPAIAETVAKLTTAGIPVMGHVGLTPQSVHRLGYKQQGNTDLARSRIMNEAIALAQAGAFAIILEHIPHDLAAEITAKLAIPTIGIGAGVDCDGQVLVTADLLGLTKKQPPFAKTYTNLRPIVTQAVENYAADVRSRQFPKLD
- a CDS encoding CheR family methyltransferase; protein product: MSINSCDFNYLRQLMRQYSSMVLDSDKAYLAELRLAPLVAKMKLNSLGELISKLQTQPLSRLHIEVVEAMLLTETSFFRDGYPFEAIAKFILPQLISNQRGKRRLNVWCAACSSGQEPYSLAMLLCEHFPELAHGQVQLLATDLSSKMLDRAREGSYSQVEIARGLPKQLLMNYFHNSGYEWQLKDCIREMVEFRQMNLVTDSLTQSFFDIIFLRNVLIYFDVETKKKVLDKVKQVLSPHGYLFLGSGETTLNLDDSFQQLQFNKAVFYKLRS
- a CDS encoding ligand-binding sensor domain-containing protein produces the protein MVKTNPRKSLARFLWGGGFYPIAATLLVWSLPIYTQVAAQNPEVFVPSYPDTAPPPRQQPLPPERVREELQPAERDFRVTALQEDYTGNLWVGSWLELTRIDPNTGRILARVSLPNYRIGSLAQDKVGRIWVGTYDGLARIDRITNQISLQNFRLPSNRVLSLLVDNRGYLWVGSDRGLSLISPDQGLLITTLQELPGISANAMTLDNQGQLWVGTLEGLVRVDTASAFVIGRISNIPGGLVQTMTTAPDGLLWVGTPNSLLVIDPETREILRSVTPLRGRNVTSVRFAEDTSVWVGTTSGLLKIKADSGAVLGVVPNLPSQKILSLSPDTGNKLWVGTSEGLAWVSLTTGRVRPHLAFVREAPVDY
- a CDS encoding tetratricopeptide repeat protein, whose protein sequence is MICSTPTPTFEFPNSQSCYKLARKYYNFGQFADAIELLSVILSLHPNCAKILNKRGNAYHKLGRYTEALADYDRVVEIQPNSAQAWHNRARTLTKLAKYAEALQSSNRAIALNPNYAQAWRSRGIALAYLKRYEGAIACFEAALKLDPNLKAAKLHRESCQKKVPHSKNKMLSVTT